In Clostridium butyricum, the genomic stretch CCTTATTTGTATATTTTGAATTGAAATTTAATTCTAATTCAAAAATTTATTAATATTTACACTGAAATTATGGTTAAGGGATACGTTATATTACTGTTATATATACAATATATAAAAAATATATCATCAATATAACATTAATATATATTTTTTATAACGAGAAATAGTTTAGATGACTTTTACATAAAAAAAGTTTCTATTATATTTTTAGTATATAAATACTATAAAATTGTTATATGAGTTATATAACAATTTTATAGCGATTGTATAACATTTAAAATTAAATTTCTATAATCTAAAACCCCGTATTCCTATATAAGGTAAATGACAAAGTAAATTGACAATTGGAAAATAATGTGATAAACTTAATAAAACTTAGGATATATTCAGAACTGGGAAAGCATTTTAAAGTTAATGTGAATACATACTAACAAAAGAATTAAGTTAACATAATAAACAGTAATTAAATTCTAATCTTAAAAGAGAATAGCAATTTTGTGTTCTCATGAGGAATAGAATTTTTTTGACTTTAAATAATGAAATGACTGATAATTTATATATTTAGTGGAGGAAAGAATTATATGAAAAAGGAACTTTATATTGCAGTTGACCCAGGTTTTGATACAGTTAAAGTTATAGCTAATGGACAATTTTTTAAATTTCCATTTAATACAGAAAAGACAGATGAAAAAAGAATTTCAAATATGACAGTGGCTGATGATTTTATTCTTTACAGAAATAAAGATAATGAAACATGGAGAATTGGACAGTATGCAAGAGAGTTAATTTTTGAAAAAAAAGATAGTTCTGATATAGAAGATAAAATGAAAAGTTTTTATTCAGAAAAAAGATTCGTATCAGATGAATTTACTATTGGATTAAGAACTGCTATTGCTATGGCTGTTTTAAGGTTGAATTTATATAAGCATCTTAAGGATATTAAAATTTATATTATGGTAGCCTTACCCCATTCAGTAAGAGATAACTATTCAACTCAAGTTAAATCAATATTATGTGGTAGTCATGATTACTTTGTGAAAATTGGTAAAGAGGAAGAAGAAGAATATACTTTTGTAATTGAAGAAGATAATATATTTACAGTAAGTCAAACAGTTGCTTCAATTTTAGGGGAGACATCTGATGATGAAGGTAATATTGATGAAGATAAATTTTATTATTTATCTGATGGACCTACTTTAGTTATTGATGGTGGATTTTATACAATTGGTGAAGTTGCTGTGGATCGTGGTGGAAGTATAAATGAAGAAAAAACATTTAGCGATATAAATCATGCCATGAAAAATATAAATATGGAAATTGCTAAAGAGCTTGAAAATCAGAGACCAGATATTAAATATTATGTAATTGAATATTTAATGACAAAAAATGAAGGTAAATTGAAATATCTTAAGAATGGAAAAGCTCAGATTATTGATTTGAATGTTTTAAAAAAAGAAAAGATAAAAGAAATGAGTAGTAGGTTCATTGAAAGTTTAAATGCAAAATATAATAATTTGTTAGATTTCAATTATGTTCTTGTTACTGGTGGTACAGGTGCAAGATATTATGAGCATCTTAAAGAATACTATGTTGGAAAAGGAATTGTTGAAGAGGACAGGCTTATCTTAACTAATAATATTTTAAATGGAAAAAGATTTGATATTGAATATGCTATTGCTGCAGGTGCTTACAAGGGATTAAAAGGAAAAGTTGCAGTACTTGTGGAGCAGTAATAAATGAAGTCAGAACGAATAGGATTAAGATTCAGTAAAAAAGATGAAGATATAATTTCATGGTTTTTGATGCTTAG encodes the following:
- a CDS encoding ParM/StbA family protein, which codes for MKKELYIAVDPGFDTVKVIANGQFFKFPFNTEKTDEKRISNMTVADDFILYRNKDNETWRIGQYARELIFEKKDSSDIEDKMKSFYSEKRFVSDEFTIGLRTAIAMAVLRLNLYKHLKDIKIYIMVALPHSVRDNYSTQVKSILCGSHDYFVKIGKEEEEEYTFVIEEDNIFTVSQTVASILGETSDDEGNIDEDKFYYLSDGPTLVIDGGFYTIGEVAVDRGGSINEEKTFSDINHAMKNINMEIAKELENQRPDIKYYVIEYLMTKNEGKLKYLKNGKAQIIDLNVLKKEKIKEMSSRFIESLNAKYNNLLDFNYVLVTGGTGARYYEHLKEYYVGKGIVEEDRLILTNNILNGKRFDIEYAIAAGAYKGLKGKVAVLVEQ